The proteins below are encoded in one region of Streptomyces sp. NBC_01408:
- a CDS encoding DUF6296 family protein, giving the protein MGEDREDRYELVFEDDGSAESADTVVVTRTERTGPGGHPVYADDTGIIRAEISDQGEVRMLASGGQQALSHPARARRPAS; this is encoded by the coding sequence GTGGGCGAGGACCGTGAGGATCGCTATGAGTTGGTGTTCGAGGACGACGGTTCGGCGGAGTCCGCGGACACCGTGGTCGTCACGCGCACGGAGCGGACGGGTCCGGGCGGCCATCCGGTCTACGCCGACGACACCGGGATCATCCGCGCCGAGATCAGCGACCAGGGCGAGGTCCGGATGCTGGCCTCGGGAGGCCAGCAGGCCCTGAGCCACCCCGCCCGTGCCCGGCGGCCCGCCTCCTGA
- a CDS encoding DUF4180 domain-containing protein: protein MSTLQTIHGVPVLICGSEGERISGEGDVMDLIGNAMYQGVQWIAIPAERFDETFFRLSTRVAGDVVQKFVNYRVGLAVLGDISRHTTNSPALRDFVRECNRGRQTWFLTDAAELHDRLGPPAASEA from the coding sequence ATGAGCACCCTGCAGACGATCCACGGCGTACCCGTCCTGATATGCGGCTCCGAGGGCGAGAGGATCAGCGGTGAAGGCGACGTCATGGACCTCATCGGCAACGCCATGTACCAGGGGGTCCAGTGGATCGCCATCCCCGCCGAGCGCTTCGACGAGACCTTCTTCCGGCTGAGCACCCGGGTCGCCGGTGACGTCGTCCAGAAGTTCGTGAACTACCGCGTGGGGCTCGCCGTCCTCGGCGACATCTCCCGCCACACGACGAACAGTCCGGCACTGCGCGACTTCGTCCGCGAGTGCAACCGCGGCCGCCAGACCTGGTTCCTCACCGACGCCGCGGAACTGCACGACCGTCTCGGGCCCCCGGCCGCTTCAGAGGCCTGA
- a CDS encoding class I SAM-dependent methyltransferase, with translation MDIRGDLRPDGHAPPSERCAHGGRPGEAYAVSAEFYDLLHARAYHRHALALAAPAAAARVGIVEVGAGTGLVTEVLIGASTVPVHAVEPAAAMRAVLLSRLHPPAGGSAGDRVTVHACSALELSLRGQADLAVCLRMVPCLPPAERRALWRVLADLLVPGGLLFLDRPPAGLPAQPVRRGLGEVRLGIDTYRGQLTQRAEDGRIRYDYTYLVCRQGRMLRHARESFLLWPLTRRALAEELTAAGLALEDDLTPDVLQVRRGSGL, from the coding sequence ATGGACATACGGGGGGACTTACGACCGGACGGGCACGCGCCGCCGTCGGAGCGCTGTGCCCACGGCGGGCGTCCCGGTGAGGCGTACGCCGTGTCGGCCGAGTTCTACGACCTGTTGCACGCCCGGGCCTACCACCGGCACGCGCTCGCCCTGGCGGCTCCGGCGGCTGCCGCCCGGGTCGGGATCGTCGAGGTCGGCGCGGGTACCGGCCTGGTCACCGAGGTACTGATCGGCGCGTCGACCGTACCGGTGCACGCCGTCGAGCCGGCGGCCGCCATGCGGGCCGTCCTGCTCTCCCGGCTGCACCCGCCGGCGGGCGGCTCCGCCGGGGACCGGGTGACGGTGCACGCCTGCTCCGCCCTCGAACTGTCGCTGCGCGGCCAGGCCGACCTGGCCGTGTGCCTGCGGATGGTGCCCTGCCTGCCGCCCGCCGAGCGGCGCGCGCTGTGGCGGGTGCTGGCCGATCTGCTGGTGCCCGGCGGGCTGCTCTTCCTGGACCGTCCACCGGCCGGTCTCCCCGCGCAGCCCGTCCGGCGCGGGCTGGGTGAGGTCCGCCTCGGCATCGACACCTACCGCGGGCAGCTCACCCAGCGCGCCGAGGACGGCCGGATCCGCTACGACTACACGTACCTGGTGTGCCGTCAGGGCCGGATGCTGCGCCATGCCCGGGAGTCCTTCCTCCTGTGGCCGCTGACCCGGAGGGCCCTCGCCGAGGAACTCACGGCGGCCGGCCTCGCCCTGGAGGACGATCTGACGCCTGATGTGCTCCAGGTCCGGCGCGGGTCAGGCCTCTGA
- the fusA gene encoding elongation factor G, translated as MRTIRRPLAGTSPTAVRNLGILAHVDAGKTTITERILFATGAIHKRGEVHDGTTVTDFDAQERDRGITIFAAAVSCAWAGHRVNLIDTPGHVDFSDEVERSLRVLDGAVAVFDAVAGVEPQSESVWRQADRHGVPRIAFVNKLDRAGADLDTAVASIRERLGVVPLVVQLPIGREDGFTGVVDLLGMRALLWRAGGETYETAPVPEELREEAQRRRRLLEETVAELHADALEEFCAASAVTGPTLARALRELTLRGDGVVVLCGSAYRNRGIEPLLDAVLAYLPSPADMPPVRGEAGGAEQERAPDPAAPFTALAFKVTATPTGRLTYVRVYAGTLRKGESVLDAATGRTERVGRILRVQADRHEEREEAVAGDIVAVIGLKAARAGTTLCAPGAPLVLEPPSVAEPVVSVAVEARRSSDTGRLAAALARLVEEDPSLVVRSDGETGQTVLSGMGELHLEVAVEKIRRGQGVEVVVGRPQVSYRETVVRGVTGLVYRHVKQDGGAGQFAHVVIDVEPLEEAAEAAGFVFRSSVVGGRVPQEYARAVEAGCRDALAEGPLGGYPVTGLRVTLTDGATHSKDSSELAFRAAGRFALREALRASTVELLEPVVEVTVTVPEDGVGAVLGDLAARRGRVSGSTSGSGTAVVTAAVPLAELFGYASRLRGRTQGRGTFTARPAALAPVPAAVAAVVLSR; from the coding sequence ATGCGCACCATCCGACGACCGCTCGCCGGCACGTCCCCCACCGCCGTCCGCAATCTGGGCATCCTCGCCCACGTCGACGCGGGCAAGACCACCATCACCGAACGCATCCTGTTCGCGACCGGCGCCATCCACAAGCGGGGCGAGGTACACGACGGAACGACCGTCACCGACTTCGACGCCCAGGAGCGCGACCGCGGCATCACCATCTTCGCCGCGGCCGTGAGCTGCGCCTGGGCCGGGCACCGCGTCAACCTGATCGACACCCCGGGCCACGTCGACTTCTCGGACGAGGTCGAACGGTCCCTGCGCGTCCTGGACGGGGCGGTCGCGGTGTTCGACGCCGTCGCCGGGGTCGAGCCGCAGAGCGAGTCGGTGTGGCGGCAGGCCGACCGGCACGGGGTTCCGCGGATCGCCTTCGTCAACAAGCTCGACCGGGCGGGCGCCGACCTCGACACGGCCGTCGCCTCGATCCGCGAGCGGCTGGGCGTCGTCCCGCTGGTGGTCCAGCTGCCCATCGGCCGGGAGGACGGTTTCACCGGGGTCGTGGACCTGCTGGGGATGCGCGCGCTGCTCTGGCGGGCGGGCGGCGAGACCTACGAGACCGCACCGGTGCCCGAGGAGCTGCGCGAGGAGGCGCAGCGGCGGCGCCGGCTCCTGGAGGAGACGGTGGCCGAGCTGCACGCGGACGCGCTGGAGGAGTTCTGTGCGGCTTCGGCGGTGACCGGGCCGACGCTGGCGCGCGCCCTGCGGGAGCTGACGCTGCGCGGGGACGGCGTGGTGGTGCTGTGCGGCTCGGCGTACCGCAACCGCGGGATCGAGCCGTTGCTGGACGCGGTCCTCGCGTACCTGCCGTCGCCCGCCGACATGCCACCGGTACGGGGCGAGGCCGGCGGCGCGGAGCAGGAGCGGGCCCCCGACCCGGCGGCGCCGTTCACGGCCCTGGCGTTCAAGGTGACGGCGACACCGACCGGACGGCTCACGTACGTACGGGTCTACGCGGGCACGCTCCGCAAGGGCGAGTCCGTACTGGACGCCGCGACGGGCCGCACGGAGCGGGTCGGCCGGATCCTGCGGGTACAGGCCGACCGGCACGAGGAACGGGAGGAGGCGGTCGCGGGTGACATCGTCGCCGTGATCGGGCTGAAGGCCGCCCGGGCGGGTACGACCCTGTGCGCCCCCGGGGCTCCGCTGGTCCTCGAACCGCCGTCGGTGGCCGAACCGGTGGTGTCGGTGGCGGTCGAGGCACGCCGGAGCAGCGACACCGGCCGGCTCGCGGCGGCCCTGGCGCGCCTCGTCGAGGAGGACCCCTCGCTGGTGGTGCGGTCCGACGGGGAAACCGGCCAGACCGTGCTGTCGGGGATGGGCGAACTCCACCTGGAGGTCGCAGTGGAGAAGATCCGCCGCGGCCAGGGGGTGGAGGTCGTGGTCGGGCGTCCGCAGGTCTCCTACCGGGAGACCGTCGTACGCGGGGTGACCGGCCTCGTCTACCGGCACGTCAAACAGGACGGTGGCGCGGGCCAGTTCGCGCACGTCGTCATCGACGTCGAACCGCTGGAGGAGGCAGCGGAGGCTGCGGGCTTCGTGTTCCGGTCGTCGGTCGTCGGCGGCCGCGTGCCGCAGGAGTACGCGCGCGCCGTGGAGGCCGGCTGCCGGGACGCGCTCGCCGAGGGACCGCTCGGCGGGTATCCGGTGACGGGGCTGCGGGTGACGCTCACCGACGGGGCCACCCACTCCAAGGACTCCTCGGAGCTGGCGTTCCGGGCGGCGGGCCGGTTCGCGCTGCGCGAGGCGCTGCGCGCGAGCACGGTGGAGCTCCTGGAGCCGGTGGTGGAGGTCACGGTGACCGTCCCCGAGGACGGTGTGGGAGCGGTGCTGGGTGACCTCGCGGCCCGCCGCGGCCGGGTCTCGGGCTCCACGTCCGGGTCCGGCACGGCGGTGGTCACCGCGGCCGTGCCACTGGCCGAGCTCTTCGGCTACGCGTCCCGGCTGCGCGGCCGGACCCAGGGCCGGGGCACCTTCACGGCCCGGCCCGCGGCCCTCGCGCCGGTACCGGCTGCGGTCGCCGCGGTGGTGCTGAGCCGCTAG
- a CDS encoding ATP-binding protein, giving the protein MAERPRGRDRLFRDHLFPGRLCRERILDDRILYDRTLHDRTLHDLLVRARLLRGRLLRSRPAAALRAAAGAALERWPVLRRLWPTTVRARATVGASVVVAAALSLASFALLGLLEANLLRNAEDDARRQADAVAQLAAAGRLDRARLVARGVEFVQVVGADGRVLLASPNLIGVPAFPPAGPEVPGTRFHTWKVRPLGGGHRQRVVQVITDTPNGPAIVYAGASLRDADAVDDTTTAALVIGMPLLLATVALVTWRVTGRALRPVEAIRAEVAGITDRDLHRRVPVPATHDEVARLAQTMNATLDRLEASGVRQRQFIADASHELRSPITVLRTQLEVALAVQDPELWPELIGGALQDIERLQHLAADLLLLARIDAAQPVAAVELDLTALVCEAVDTRLGDRVPVHLDLEAGVGITGSALWLSRVVTNLLDNAQRYADRRVVVTLRTTNGPGPRTAVLEVTDDGPGIPAADRERVFERFTRLDDSRSRDHGGAGLGLAIARDLTAHHGGTLTAEDHAHGARLVLRLPAAPRPE; this is encoded by the coding sequence GTGGCTGAGCGTCCCCGCGGCCGCGACCGCCTGTTCCGCGACCACCTCTTCCCCGGCCGCCTCTGCCGGGAGCGGATCCTGGACGACCGGATCCTGTACGACCGGACCCTGCACGACCGGACCCTGCACGATCTCCTCGTCCGCGCCCGTCTCCTGCGCGGCCGTCTCCTGCGCAGCCGCCCCGCCGCCGCCTTGCGCGCGGCCGCGGGCGCCGCCCTGGAGCGATGGCCCGTGCTGAGGCGGCTGTGGCCCACCACCGTCCGGGCGCGGGCCACCGTGGGTGCGAGCGTGGTGGTGGCCGCGGCCCTGTCGCTCGCCTCGTTCGCCCTGCTGGGGCTGCTCGAGGCCAATCTGCTGCGCAACGCCGAGGACGACGCGCGGCGGCAGGCCGACGCCGTGGCCCAGCTCGCCGCGGCCGGGCGGCTCGACCGCGCGCGGCTGGTCGCCCGCGGTGTCGAGTTCGTCCAGGTGGTGGGCGCCGACGGCCGCGTCCTGCTGGCCAGCCCCAACCTCATCGGCGTACCCGCGTTCCCGCCCGCGGGCCCCGAGGTGCCCGGGACCCGCTTCCACACCTGGAAGGTCCGTCCCCTGGGCGGCGGCCACCGCCAGCGGGTCGTCCAGGTCATCACCGACACCCCGAACGGCCCGGCCATCGTCTACGCCGGGGCCTCGCTGCGCGACGCGGACGCCGTCGACGACACCACCACCGCCGCCCTCGTCATCGGGATGCCCCTGCTCCTGGCCACCGTCGCCCTCGTGACCTGGCGGGTCACCGGCCGGGCGCTGAGACCGGTGGAGGCGATCCGGGCCGAGGTCGCCGGGATCACCGACCGCGACCTGCACCGCCGGGTGCCGGTGCCGGCCACCCACGACGAGGTCGCCCGCCTGGCGCAGACCATGAACGCCACCCTGGACCGGCTGGAGGCCTCCGGGGTCCGCCAGCGGCAGTTCATCGCCGACGCCTCGCACGAACTGCGCAGCCCCATCACCGTCCTGCGCACGCAGCTGGAAGTGGCTCTCGCCGTCCAGGACCCGGAGCTGTGGCCCGAGCTGATCGGCGGGGCCCTCCAGGACATCGAACGGCTCCAGCACCTCGCGGCCGATCTGCTGCTGCTCGCCCGGATCGACGCCGCCCAGCCCGTGGCCGCGGTGGAACTGGACCTGACTGCCCTGGTATGCGAAGCCGTGGACACCCGGCTCGGCGACAGGGTTCCCGTACACCTGGACCTCGAAGCCGGGGTCGGGATCACCGGCAGCGCCCTGTGGCTCAGCCGTGTCGTCACCAACCTCCTCGACAACGCGCAGCGTTACGCCGACCGGCGCGTGGTCGTCACCCTGCGCACCACGAACGGCCCGGGGCCCCGTACCGCCGTACTGGAGGTCACCGACGACGGCCCGGGCATCCCCGCGGCCGACCGGGAGCGGGTCTTCGAACGCTTCACCCGCCTCGACGACTCCCGCAGCCGCGACCACGGCGGTGCGGGCCTCGGCCTCGCCATCGCCCGGGACTTGACGGCCCATCACGGCGGGACGCTGACGGCCGAGGACCACGCGCACGGCGCCCGCCTGGTGCTCCGCCTCCCGGCGGCGCCCCGGCCGGAGTGA
- a CDS encoding penicillin acylase family protein, with amino-acid sequence MDLDDIGIAVESAVPHLAYPDVLLPWLFLVPRVAMGLNHLLADSEPLGADRTQLLRAAVEDAAAQPEAGPWGALHRLSPWTALPRDSDTASWPALAGDSECVLSTTRIPDVEGHLTRGPAARYVWDLADRDNSLWVVPLGASGADGPHHHDQLPLWERGELVPVITDWSLLRKEGGAPGPAEEVSGGRGAYPGPSGN; translated from the coding sequence GTGGACCTCGACGACATTGGGATCGCCGTCGAAAGCGCTGTCCCACACCTGGCCTACCCGGACGTCCTCCTGCCGTGGCTCTTCCTCGTGCCCCGGGTCGCGATGGGGCTCAACCACCTCCTGGCGGACTCCGAGCCCCTCGGCGCGGACCGTACGCAGCTGCTGCGGGCCGCTGTCGAGGACGCCGCGGCGCAGCCAGAGGCCGGCCCCTGGGGAGCTCTGCACCGGCTCTCCCCGTGGACGGCACTGCCCCGGGACAGCGACACGGCCTCGTGGCCCGCCCTAGCCGGCGACTCCGAGTGCGTCCTGTCCACGACCCGCATCCCGGACGTCGAAGGCCACCTCACGCGCGGTCCCGCCGCACGCTACGTATGGGACCTGGCCGACCGCGACAACAGCCTGTGGGTCGTCCCCCTCGGCGCCTCGGGGGCTGACGGGCCCCACCACCACGACCAGCTGCCCCTGTGGGAACGCGGCGAACTCGTGCCCGTGATCACGGACTGGAGCCTGCTACGCAAGGAGGGCGGTGCACCGGGGCCCGCCGAGGAAGTCAGCGGCGGACGCGGGGCATACCCAGGCCCGTCCGGGAATTGA